Proteins encoded together in one Mycoplasma miroungirhinis window:
- a CDS encoding NAD(P)H-dependent glycerol-3-phosphate dehydrogenase — protein MKQNTNENITIIGSGSMGTALAKVLFNNGHNVTIYGIDNQELKELREGKNTKYFPETTYLPNFKTTNNLKEALYNTNYVVFAVPSKLMDDAFKKTIENLQSQVVLINVAKGFYPNTITPLHTEFKNLTKNNLNILGVVSLIGPSHAEEIVKDSITVVDAVDENIEIAKKVQNLFSNHYFRVYTQTDVIGAEIGSIFKNVLAIASGILYEKNYGINTRAALITRGLVEMKKYALYNGGKLETLFGLTGIGDLIVTAFSEFSRNFSFGKLYGKIGKEALNTQKTVEGLTALKAIYENVIKTNLMELPITNGLYQVIFNDYDINEMLNKLITRDLKEE, from the coding sequence ATGAAACAAAATACTAATGAAAATATTACAATAATTGGTTCAGGTTCAATGGGAACAGCACTTGCTAAAGTTTTGTTTAATAACGGACATAACGTTACAATTTACGGAATAGATAATCAAGAATTAAAAGAATTAAGAGAAGGTAAAAACACAAAATATTTTCCAGAAACAACTTATTTACCAAATTTTAAAACTACCAATAATTTAAAAGAAGCTCTATATAATACAAATTATGTTGTTTTTGCAGTTCCATCAAAATTGATGGATGATGCTTTTAAAAAAACCATTGAAAATCTTCAATCTCAAGTAGTACTTATTAATGTTGCAAAAGGATTTTATCCTAATACAATAACTCCTTTACATACAGAATTTAAAAATTTAACTAAAAATAATTTAAATATTTTAGGAGTTGTGTCACTGATAGGTCCAAGTCATGCAGAAGAAATTGTAAAAGATTCAATAACCGTTGTTGATGCGGTTGATGAAAATATCGAAATTGCCAAAAAAGTTCAAAATTTATTTTCAAATCATTACTTTAGAGTGTATACCCAAACAGATGTAATTGGTGCAGAAATTGGAAGTATTTTTAAAAATGTTTTAGCAATTGCAAGCGGTATTTTGTATGAAAAAAATTATGGTATTAATACAAGAGCAGCGCTTATTACTAGAGGTCTTGTAGAAATGAAAAAATATGCACTATATAATGGCGGAAAACTAGAAACATTATTTGGTTTAACTGGTATTGGTGATTTAATTGTGACTGCTTTTAGTGAATTTTCTCGTAATTTTAGTTTTGGAAAATTATATGGAAAAATCGGAAAAGAAGCTCTAAATACTCAAAAAACAGTTGAAGGCCTTACTGCACTTAAGGCAATTTATGAAAATGTTATTAAAACAAATTTAATGGAATTACCAATTACAAATGGTTTATATCAAGTAATTTTTAATGATTATGATATTAATGAGATGTTAAATAAATTAATTACAAGAGATTTAAAAGAAGAATAA
- a CDS encoding HU family DNA-binding protein, producing MNKKQLLQEVSKKLNLNYLEIVNVYDTIEQIILENLKNKQKISISGFGTFTTSYKEKKETINKFSQKPLIVQAKYEPKFKFSKVVKQKIN from the coding sequence ATGAACAAAAAACAGTTATTACAAGAAGTTTCAAAAAAATTAAATCTCAACTATTTAGAAATAGTAAATGTTTATGATACAATTGAACAAATTATTTTAGAAAATCTTAAAAATAAACAAAAAATTTCTATTAGTGGTTTTGGTACATTTACTACTTCATATAAAGAAAAAAAAGAAACAATTAATAAATTTTCACAAAAACCATTAATAGTGCAAGCTAAATATGAACCCAAATTTAAATTTTCAAAAGTAGTTAAGCAAAAAATTAATTAA
- the recU gene encoding Holliday junction resolvase RecU, which translates to MQKNRGMLLESIINKTNEKYYINKIAFCHKKELNIKFKKIVNKNEKLEAKDANIFSKSTVDYYGVYKGKFIAFEAKETDSKTFSLNNIKKHQHNYLLDVTKFGGIGFYIIFFKHFDSFLFINCLEMDKIFKNKKSLSFEEAIKISKKINLIFPGILDYVNCIN; encoded by the coding sequence ATGCAAAAAAATCGTGGTATGTTATTAGAGAGTATTATCAATAAAACAAATGAAAAATATTACATCAATAAAATTGCTTTTTGTCATAAAAAAGAGTTAAATATTAAATTTAAAAAAATAGTTAATAAAAATGAAAAATTAGAAGCAAAAGATGCAAATATTTTTTCCAAAAGCACAGTAGATTATTATGGTGTATATAAAGGTAAATTCATCGCTTTTGAAGCAAAAGAGACTGATTCCAAAACATTTTCATTAAATAATATTAAAAAACATCAACATAATTATTTATTAGATGTAACTAAGTTTGGAGGTATAGGTTTTTATATAATATTTTTTAAACATTTTGACAGTTTTTTGTTTATAAATTGTTTAGAAATGGATAAAATTTTTAAAAATAAAAAATCGCTGTCATTTGAAGAAGCGATTAAAATTTCTAAAAAAATAAATTTAATTTTTCCAGGAATTTTAGATTATGTAAATTGTATTAATTAA
- a CDS encoding holo-ACP synthase, with amino-acid sequence MKKVGIDITSISRFINKSDEFAKRILSPAELKEYQIINNKSKYLATRWAIKEAIFKADNTFSTFSNINIEKNQKYYFKDFEISTSSEGDLVIATAIKIKEK; translated from the coding sequence ATGAAAAAAGTTGGAATAGATATTACTTCAATTAGCAGATTTATAAATAAAAGTGATGAATTTGCAAAAAGAATTTTATCTCCTGCAGAATTAAAAGAATATCAAATAATAAATAATAAAAGTAAATATTTAGCCACAAGATGGGCAATTAAAGAAGCAATTTTTAAAGCAGATAATACATTTAGTACTTTTTCCAACATAAATATTGAAAAAAATCAGAAATACTACTTTAAAGATTTTGAAATATCTACAAGTAGTGAAGGTGATTTAGTAATTGCAACTGCAATTAAAATAAAGGAGAAATAA
- a CDS encoding lysophospholipid acyltransferase family protein produces the protein MNIKLKMILLSPIWLWRFFRIISKSNTYRRNPTLYVAQERHDYVLKRVKKILKTLKIQLKIKGFDKLPQSAILYANHVSNLDPLIILAALEKQSKEKSIKNKIVNFLAKQELENNWKTRIPLNLIDTFYLNRQNPREALKTIDSFGTFIKENKSLGVIFPEGTRSQSDKLLDFKPGAFKIPKSKFFAIVPITINNSGQALNPKRSKKLTIEVIFHDPIDAFKIQNLETYQIAHIVKNTIESKYTKQDVYVSKKSLKPQKVKNKLTYVEKRAKKQAKLEAKANKYKDF, from the coding sequence ATGAATATAAAATTAAAAATGATTTTGCTTAGTCCAATTTGATTATGAAGGTTTTTTAGAATAATTTCAAAATCAAATACATATCGTCGTAATCCAACATTATATGTAGCACAAGAAAGACATGATTATGTTTTAAAAAGAGTAAAAAAAATCTTAAAAACTTTAAAAATTCAATTAAAAATTAAAGGTTTTGACAAATTACCTCAAAGTGCTATTTTATATGCTAATCATGTTTCTAATCTAGATCCATTAATCATTTTAGCTGCACTGGAAAAACAAAGTAAGGAGAAATCTATTAAAAATAAAATTGTTAATTTTCTTGCAAAACAAGAATTGGAAAACAATTGAAAAACCAGAATACCTTTAAATTTAATTGATACGTTTTATTTAAATCGACAAAATCCTCGAGAAGCATTAAAAACTATTGATTCATTTGGAACTTTTATTAAAGAAAATAAATCATTAGGAGTTATTTTTCCAGAAGGTACAAGATCGCAAAGTGATAAATTATTAGATTTTAAGCCAGGAGCATTTAAAATTCCTAAATCTAAATTTTTTGCTATTGTTCCTATAACTATTAACAACAGTGGTCAAGCACTAAATCCCAAAAGATCTAAAAAATTAACAATAGAAGTTATTTTTCATGACCCAATTGATGCATTTAAAATTCAAAATTTAGAAACATATCAAATCGCACATATTGTAAAAAATACAATTGAATCAAAATATACAAAACAAGACGTATATGTTTCTAAAAAGTCACTAAAACCTCAAAAAGTTAAAAATAAATTAACATATGTTGAAAAAAGAGCAAAAAAACAAGCTAAATTAGAAGCAAAAGCAAATAAATATAAGGATTTTTAG
- a CDS encoding segregation/condensation protein A, which translates to MEDISNKNNEIIFNLKNFNGPLDLLVTLIKEKNVDIFDINLSELATQYLQIIENMNKIDIDIASEYLVMAANLIHLKARIILQSPQEEEEIKKEKIRLLSQIAEYQKFKEISLTLREQEQERKQLFQKSPSDLTSFVKEIDESVLDGHSSSTRLTIILRKMFERTYAEALKNISLQTQNISPEEMKKVILDLFKTKDILTFNEIFTVPTMGHFVISLLALLDLSRQQKVVIEANNESEIIKISKGIKYE; encoded by the coding sequence ATGGAAGATATTTCAAATAAAAATAACGAAATTATATTTAATTTAAAAAATTTTAACGGTCCGCTTGATTTATTAGTTACTTTAATAAAAGAAAAAAATGTTGATATTTTTGATATAAATTTATCAGAACTTGCTACTCAGTATTTGCAAATTATTGAAAATATGAACAAAATAGATATTGATATAGCTAGTGAATATTTAGTTATGGCTGCTAATTTAATTCATTTAAAAGCACGAATTATTTTACAAAGTCCACAAGAAGAAGAAGAGATAAAAAAAGAAAAAATAAGACTTTTAAGTCAAATTGCAGAATATCAGAAGTTTAAAGAAATTTCATTAACTTTAAGAGAACAAGAACAAGAAAGAAAACAATTATTTCAAAAATCACCAAGCGATTTAACATCTTTTGTCAAAGAAATAGATGAAAGTGTTTTAGATGGTCATTCATCTTCAACGAGATTAACAATTATTTTAAGAAAAATGTTTGAAAGAACTTATGCAGAAGCTTTAAAAAATATTTCTTTACAGACTCAAAATATTAGTCCAGAAGAGATGAAAAAAGTTATATTAGATTTATTTAAAACTAAAGATATTTTAACTTTTAATGAAATATTTACTGTACCTACAATGGGACATTTTGTTATTAGTTTGTTAGCTTTATTAGATTTATCTAGACAACAAAAAGTTGTTATTGAAGCAAATAATGAATCAGAAATTATAAAAATTTCAAAAGGTATTAAATATGAATAA